A DNA window from Hevea brasiliensis isolate MT/VB/25A 57/8 chromosome 2, ASM3005281v1, whole genome shotgun sequence contains the following coding sequences:
- the LOC110659238 gene encoding LOW QUALITY PROTEIN: phospholipase A1 PLIP2, chloroplastic (The sequence of the model RefSeq protein was modified relative to this genomic sequence to represent the inferred CDS: inserted 1 base in 1 codon; deleted 2 bases in 1 codon) — MDTLCLKTGIHGTVPSISVSGSLETRSNASQVSAVAREISTTVAAAPHQKAASRFSFRYPLRSLWPGGDQSNRYKGIAVDDAVLIDNGETKSGAGKMPILEQWAXSERKNGNWVLKILHLRSLRKVEEEEEQGISGGEGSIEQGSDVALNDGVNNKEEEECDVCRVEDDDEKQIEFDRDSFSRLLRKVSLAEAKLYLQMSYLGNLAYSIPKIKAGNLLKKYRGFQFVTSSIEKRELAMKAEKVQVSAEDQEAEKGRSEKEAEGTEQKNNGHRISASTAYQIAASAASYLHSHAKSILPFKSSKAETGKDLPKGDYGDNENLNMLNTEMASLMATTDSVTAVVAAKEEVKQAVADDLSSTCSSPCEWFICDDDQGTRFFVIQGSESLASWQANLLFEPVQFEGLDVLVHRGIYEAAKGIYEHMLPEVHAHLKSCGRQATLRFTGHSLGGSLALLVNLMLLIRGDVPTSSLLPVITFGAPSIMCGGDYLLRKLGLPRSHVQAITMHRDIVPRAFSCNYPNHVAELLKAVNGNFRNHPCLNNQKLLYAPMGELLILQPDEKFSPHHHLLPSGSGLYFLTCPLSDDYDAEKLLWAAQTLFLNSPHPLEILSDRSAYGFEGTIKRDHDMNSYLKSVRSVIRQELNCIRKARREHRRKYWWSLLAPRGSSGGRRERPVVSVNMGQNQFNFSCVIRNGRESLKRFSRLVASQHMHLLVVLLFPARLLFLGEYSVVNLH, encoded by the exons ATGGATACTCTTTGTTTAAAAACAGGAATCCATGGTACTGTTCCATCGATTTCCGTAAGTGGGTCCTTGGAGACCCGTTCCAATGCATCTCAGGTGAGTGCGGTGGCTCGGGAGATATCCACCACCGTGGCTGCCGCTCCACATCAGAAAGCCGCGTCCAGGTTCTCTTTTAGATACCCTTTGCGTTCTTTGTGGCCCGGTGGAGATCAAAGTAATAGGTATAAAGGGATAGCTGTTGATGATGCCGTCTTGATTGATAATGGAGAGACGAAAAGTGGTGCCGGGAAGATGCCGATACTAGAACAATGGG CGTCTGAACGAAAAAATGGGAACTGGGTGTTAAAGATTTTGCACCTGAGGTCCCTCAGGAaggtggaggaggaggaggaacagGGGATCAGTGGTGGTGAAGGATCAATTGAACAAGGTAGTGATGTTGCTTTGAATGATGGCGTTAATAACAAGGAAGAGGAAGAGTGTGATGTGTGTAGAGTTGAGGATGATGACGAAAAACAAATTGAATTTGATAGGGATTCGTTTTCGAGGTTGCTACGGAAGGTGTCATTAGCTGAAGCCAAGCTATACTTGCAAATGTCGTATCTGGGAAACTTGGCCTATTCCATACCCAAAATCAAG GCAGGAAATCTCTTAAAAAAATACCGTGGCTTCCAGTTTGTGACTTCATCAATAGAGAAAAGAGAATTGGCGATGAAAGCAGAGAAAGTTCAGGTGTCAGCTGAAGATCAAGAAGCAGAGAAAGGGCGTTCAGAGAAGGAGGCAGAGGGCACAGAACAAAAGAATAATGGCCATCGTATAAGTGCCTCCACTGCTTATCAGATAGCTGCCTCTGCTGCTTCTTATCTTCACTCTCATGCCAAAAGCATACTTCCATTCAAATCCTCAAAGGCTGAGACTGGTAAAGATTTGCCTAAAGGAGACTATGGAGACAATGAGAATCTCAATATGTTAAACACAGAGATGGCTTCTCTCATGGCAACCACTGACTCAGTGACAGCTGTGGTTGCTGCAAAAGAGGAAGTAAAGCAGGCTGTTGCGGATGATTTGAGTTCAACATGTTCTTCGCCATGTGAATGGTTTATATGCGATGATGATCAGGGTACAAGATTCTTTGTGATTCAG GGATCTGAATCACTGGCATCTTGGCAAGCAAATCTACTTTTTGAGCCTGTTCAGTTTGAG GGACTGGATGTGCTTGTGCATAGAGGTATTTATGAGGCTGCAAAAGGTATATATGAACATATGTTGCCTGAAGTCCATGCTCATCTAAAGTCTTGTGGGAGACAGGCAACCCTTCGTTTCACAGGGCATTCTCTTGGTGGGAGCTTGGCTCTTCTTGTAAATCTCATGTTGTTGATAAGAGGGGATGTCCCAACATCATCCTTACTTCCAGTGATAACATTTGGTGCACCCTCAATCATGTGTGGTGGTGACTATCTACTTCGCAAGCTTGGGCTACCACGAAGTCATGTTCAGGCAATTACAATGCATAGAGATATTGTACCCCGTGCCTTCTCTTGCAATTACCCTAATCATGTTGCAGAGCTTCTGAAGGCTGTTAATGGGAACTTCAGAAATCATCCTTGTCTTAATAACCAG AAGCTACTATATGCTCCAATGGGGGAGCTTCTGATTCTACAGCCGGATGAGAAATTCTCACCTCACCATCATCTGCTTCCATCAGGCAGTGGTCTATATTTCCTAACCTGTCCATTGTCTGACGATTATGACGCAGAGAAGCTGCTCTGGGCTGCACAGACTTTGTTCTTAAACTCACCACACCCACTTGAGATTCTAAGTGATCGCTCAGCTTATGGTTTTGAAGGAACCATTAAAAGGGATCACGACATGAATTCTTACCTGAAATCTGTGCGCAGTGTAATTCGGCAAGAGTTAAACTGCATAAGAAAAGCGAGGAGAGAGCATCGTCGCAAATACTGGTGGTCCCTTCTGGCACCACGTGGCAGCAGTGGTGGT CGTCGTGAGAGGCCTGTGGTATCTGTCAACATGGGCCAAAACCAATTCAATTTCTCCTGCGTCATACGGAATGGGAGAGAATCCTTGAAACGGTTCAGCAGGCTTGTTGCATCACAACACATGCATTTGCTTGTGGTTCTTTTGTTTCCTGCAAGACTGCTATTTCTGGGAGAATATAGCGTTGTCAATTTGCATTGA